The Marinicella rhabdoformis region CCAGTTACAAAATTCATTATGTTTGATTATAATGCATGCGCTGAATAATGTCGAAAAATGTTTAATTTATGAAAGTTACAGGTTTTTTAGTTCGTTGGTTTTTTGCCCTTTTGCTTGTGTTTATCACCTACAATCCTACAGGTTATTCTTTGGCCCATTGGGTTTGGCCTTTCGGTGGAGAGCAATTACCTCTAAAAATATTGGCTTCATTATTGATCTTGGGTGGTTATGTGATTTATTTAACGGCTACTTTCAGGTCTTTAGGGTGGATTGGAATCATATTGGTGTTTGCTTTTTGTGGCACACTGGTCTGGCTCTTTGTTGATCAAGGTTGGATGGATATCAGTAACCCAGGTATTTTGTCATGGGTGATGATACTGGTTTTAGGGACTGTGATGGGTCTGGGTATTTCGTGGTCACACATCAAGAAAAAATTGACCGGACAGTTTGATACAGATGATGTAGGAGAATAAAGGATGAGTTTGATTAATACCCCAATTTCAGTGGGCGAGTTACTGGATAAAATAACCATTTTAGAAATAAAATCGGAAAAGATAAAAGACGCTGAAAAATTAAAAAACATCAATCATGAGCTTTCTTTGTTGACTGAAATTTGGTCGCAAGGTGGTTTTGATGGTGAAAAAATGGCTGAGTTAAGACGTCAACTAAAAACAGTCAATCAAACACTTTGGGTTATTGAAGATGACATCAGAATCAAAGAAAAAAATCAAATCTTTGATGACTCCTTTGTCCAATTAGCAAGAAGTGTTTATTTCGAAAATGACACCCGAGCCCAAGTAAAAAAAGACATTAATAAGCTTACTGGCTCTGAGCTGGTCGAAGAAAAATCATACGAAGATTACAAATAAGATGATAGCGAGTTTGGTATACTGAAACCTCATGAATCAAGGTGACATGCGTGGATAAGGACCTAATACATACTAAAAGGACTGCCAAAGAAAATTTGGTGATTGGTGTTTGTGCCGCCTATGGTATTTGTATCTCTTTTTTTGCCATTATCAGGTTCATATCACAAGATTGGGTGATTGGTACAGTCGACTCTATTTTGGTCTTGTTTTCTTTTTATGTTGGCTATCATGTATATTCGACCAGGCAAACACTCATGGCCAGCCACGCGATGGCGGTCATTGCGGTATTAGGGACACTGGCATCTATTGTTTTGAAAGGCAGTGTACAAATTTATTGGGTTTATCCAACCGCGATTTTGGTGTACTATTTGATTCCACCAAAGACAGCATCTTATTTTAGCTTGGTGTTTATGGCGCTTGTGGCCTATTTGGTTAGGGATTTACCTGCCTTTACATATATAACTACTTTGATGTCAATTTTGGTCACTGTCTATTTTTCCTACTTGTTTTCCATTCAGTCCATTGCGAGCCATGAAAAATTAAAAATCATGGCAACAGAAGATATGTTGACCGGAATTGGTAACCGCAGAGCCTTTTATGAAATGATAGAAAAGATCAGATTGAATAGTTTGTCTGCATCTGCAATTGTTATTGATGTAGATAATTTCAAGAAAGTGAATGATTTATTGGGTTATCAAAAAGGTGATGACATATTGAATGACACAGTTGATATCATAGATTGTCAGGTTGCTGATGATGACATTTTATATCGATTGGGTGGTGCCAAGTTTATTTTGATTTGTCAGAACAAAGATTTTGATTATGCCTATAAGGCTGCACAACGAATACGCTGCGCGTTCAATGAGTCGCATTTATACCAATCAAATGGAGTTTCTTTGTCAATGGGCGTGGCCAGGAAAACAGCTCAAGATTCAACTTCTGAATGGATTAAACAATTAAATTCAGCCGTATTCAAAGCCAAAAAGACAGGCAAAGATCGCATCATTAAAGCGATTAATTATTGAGTTTTAAAAATCTTTTATATTCTCAAGTTTTGAGAAAGCCTGCCGTGATAATATGTACTTGTCTTTGCCTCACATGGAATCATGCACCAACGTCAGATTAAATTATACTTCAGTCATTCGGTAGAACACTTGGCTGATAGATTGAATCATCAGTTATCGCTACAGCGCCAAAACAGCAGCAACATCCTCAATCCAGCCGAAGTGATTGTGCCCAATGGCAACATGCAGAAATACTTGCAGTTGAATATGGCATCACGAGACGGTATTTGTGCCAATGTGGCTTTTCCTTTTTTGGAAACGGGTCTGTTCCAAGCGACACTGAAGTTGCAAAATAAAGCTGCTGTTCGGATGTTGAATCAAGGTGATTTGGCATTGAAAATTTGGCACAAGCTAGCTGACAGTGATGATTTAGATCCAAAAGTTTATCAACCGATACAACACTACTTTTCATCAGAAGAATCAGCCGCTTTGCAAAGCAAGAAGCATTGGCAATTGAGCCAAAGGTTGGCTTTGTTGATGATGGACTATGAGCTTAAACGTCCTGAAATGGTGCAAGCTTGGCTGACCGGTGGTTTGATTTTTGAAAGCAGCCAAGACGAACGGTTGCGAGCCCTTGAGGTGATGCAAAAAGATTTGTATTTGAGCCTGATGAATGCCCAGCAGCTACAAAGTGATGGTGCGGAAAATGAGGTTCAACAATTGACCTTGTTTCAGTTGTGGCAACAGGCAGATTGGTCACAGGTTTCAGTACCAGATAAAGCCACTGCCATTCACATTTTTACACCCACCCGTTTGTCACAATTTCACCGCCAATTGTTGTGTGATTTGGCGCGCAGTTATGAAATTCACATTTACCAGCTGAACGTGTGTGCCGAATATTGGCAAGACATGCAAACCGAAGGTGAAGACATTTGGCACCAAAGGTTATTGGCACAGAAAGTCTCGGCCACTGATTCAAGTGGTGAGCCCATATCAAACGACACGAGTGACATTGAAGTCGCAGAAAGTTTTTTTGAGATGGACGATGCCCTGATTGAAAACCCTTTGCTTAAAGCCTGGGGCAAGCCGGGCAGGGAAGCGCTCAAACTGTACAGTGAGCTTGAGGAAGATGCGATTCATTTCGATGTCAGTTTCAGTGATGAATGGTTGGATTCAGAGCAACGAAGAGAGGACACTTTATTACACTTGCTGCAGGATGCGATTTTATTCCGCAGCCAAGGTGATAAAGAGTTAACCCAACCGAATCAACTGGCCAGTTTACAAATCACCCAAGCACCTTCAATTTACCGTGAAGTGGAATCGGTTTATCACAACATTTTGTGGCATTTGAAACAAGATGAAACGCTGGAACCGTCAGATGTGGCTTTGTTGGTCACTGACATGGACAAATACCGCTTTGTGATTGAGCAGGTGTTTGGTGAGTTGAACCGCCAGCAAGGCGTCCATTTGAACTATGCTTTGGTCGACGCCTCTGTGACGGTGGAATCCAGTTACGCGCGCGCTGTGTTGTCTTTGTTTGATTTCTTGGCAAACGATTTCATGCGTGCCGAGGTGTTTCAATGGTTACGCAATCCTTGTGTCATGTCGGCGTTACAGCTGACAGATGGTGATTGGGATGATTGGTTACAAACTGCCAGCCAGTTGGGTATTTTTGCTGGTTTTGAACAATTGTATCAAGCTGTAGATGAGGCGACTGAAGACAATGATGACCTGGGCAAACGCTTCACTTGGTCTCAAGGTTTAAGGCGCTTGCATGTTTATTTGGCCAATGAAACCACAGAACACAGTTTATTGGATGCCGATGGCATCGGTAAATTGAGCGTATTGTTGGATTATTTGCACCACCAACACCAACTGCTCACACAAGCGCGCAGTGCCCAAGCATGGGAAGCTTTGTTAAGCCGTTTGTTCGACACGCTGTTGGCGATCCCTGAAACATTACCCAGAGAGCAATCGGTACAAATGGCCTTGTCACAATCGTTATTGAAATTATCCAAACAAGTGCCAGACATGACTTTGAATTTTCATGATGTGCGTAATTTTATAGAAGCTGAGTTGAATGATTTGTCAGCCAGCAAAGGGCATTACCTGACCGGTGGTGTGGTTTGCGCTGCCTTACAACCGATGAGACCAATTCCCTTCAAAATCACCTATGTTTTGGGTTTGGATGCACCGAGTTTTCCGGGCGGCTTGCGTTTTGATACCTTGGATTTAAGTAACCGGTCACGCCGTATCGGTGACATCAATCAAATTGAAAACAAGCAGTATTTGTTTTTGGAAACTTTGATGTGTAGCCGTGAAAAACTGTACCTGTCCTACGTCGGTGAAGATTTACGCAAAGCGGAGCAAATTGAACGCTCATCGGTGTTGGATGAATTGGCTGATTTTGCCATGACATTCATTGATGAAGCGCAAATGGGCCAATCTTTAGCTGTGCCTTCAAATGCACCTTTAGCTGCTTTTCCAGAAACAAAATTACCATTGGACAGCAAAAACAGTGCGCCATTCAGGTTTGATGACAGCAGCTTTGCAGACATGTCAGTGAATTTTTCATTGGCCGATCACTATTTGGCTTGGGCAGAAACTGCACCCATGCAAGCCCAAGTACATGCAAAGGCACATGCCAAGGACATGCTCGTTCAGGGTGACCGCCAGCAACAAGCTGCCGCACAGCAGTTTTTGGATTTATTCGAAGCATCAGATGGTTCTGAAGTTGGTGCTGTTACAGCTAAAGACAATGAAACTAAAAACAGCAAGGTCGATGTCAAAGCCGACATCAAAGTCGATATTGGGGATTTGGCCAAGTATTTAGAAAATGCGATGTCAGAAGTGTTGTTGCGCCAAGGCATGGTGAGCAAGCACCCAGATCAAGAAGCCTTGGTGGAACATGAGCCGTTTGAATTGAATGGCTTAGATAAGCACATACTTTACCAGCAAGCCGTTTGGGATGTGGTGAATGCAGCAGATACCTTGTCGTTGGCGGGCAGCTTGCGAGCCAAATATCAGCAAATGGCAGCACAATCGACGCTGCCTGTTGAATTTTTTGTTGATATTGACGAATTATCAGAAGTGGCTGAAGAACCAAGTTATCAGTCCATGATGAAGGATTTATCGGAATTAACTGCCTGTTCTGGCCCTTTGGTTTTTGGAGAAGCGGTGACCGACGCCACGCCAGTTCAAAGCACATCAGCAATAAGCATTCCATTGCCTGATGGTCGAAACATTCAATTACATGGTGTGGTAGATGGTTTGTTTTTAGCTGGTGAAACATACCAAGCACAATTGGTGGTCAGTGGTGGGAAAATTAAGGCCATAAAAAGTGACACATTGTGGGATAAAAAGTTAATCAGGCCGTTTCTTAATTGGTGCTTGATGCAGTTATCAACTGACGTTAAAACAGCAGAAAATATGATGTTGCACTTATTTTATGCTGACCATTGTCATACCAAAACATTACAGTTTTGGGCGACGGATGAAGTTTCATTTTCAGGGCCTGCTTATGTGCGTCAATATCTGGCAGATGTATTACAAGATTATTTGGCCTTGGATGGGACTTTTATCAATTGTGAGCAAGTCAACCAAGCGAAAATGCCAAGGACTGATGAATTAACGACTCAGATTCCTTATTTACCAGCTAAATCAAAAGCCAAAACTGTTCACCCTTTCAATTATCAAATAGCAGATATTGATCCCTACACCATAGCTGCCATTCAAAGCACTTATAAGGACAAAGCGCAGTTCAAGGACTATGAGGAAATTGCCAAAATTGTTGAGCTCAAAACTTTTGATGACGTGTTACCGGTGATGCACAAACGCTACTGGCCTTTGCATGCCATGATGTTGGCGCAATTGCCCGATGAAACGTTTTTAGTCAACAAAGATAAGGAGGTGAAATGATGTCTGAATTTATTTTCATTGATTCACCAGTCGAAATCGATTTGAACCAAGATGCGGTGATTGAAGCCTCTGCTGGAACCGGAAAAACCTACACCATCATTGAGTTGGTGTTGCGTTTGCTCACAGTAGAAAAAATGTCTCTGGATCAGATTTTGTTGGTCACTTTCACAGACAAAGCCACTGCTGAATTAAGGTCCAGGATTCGAGAAGGTATTCACGATGCGATAAAAAAGTTTGATGAAAATGGTTCAGGTGTTGCACCAAATGCTGTTGCAATTCAGGCACATTTGGACAGGGCATTAAAGCAAGTCAGCAGCGCGCCAATTTATACCATCAATGCTTTTTGTCAAAACATGCTGCGCGAATTTGCTTTTGAACAAGGCGGCGTGTTCGAGTTTGAATTGGTCGATGACCAAGAGGTGTTTAAGCAACAATTAAACCAATTGAAACGCCAATGGCCTTCAGATCCTAGCATCAAAAAAGCCTTCAATAAATTGGGCAAGTCAGCGAAAGAGGTTGAAGAGTTGTTGCTTGATTTGTTGGGCAACATCAATTTAGAACGGGATTTGTTGTGGCCTGCATCAACTGAAAATTTGGCTGTTACCAGAGGAAAAATATCAGCTTGGCTTGAGGACTTTGATTTTGATGCTTTTACGCAAGAATTGGAACCATTAGAAAGCATAACAGCCAAGGTGAAAACGAACATGTTGAAAAATGTCACCACAGCTTGGGCGACTTTAAATGAACGATTAAAGCATGCCACAGATGACAGTGATTACGCCGCCGAATTTAAGTCGGTTTACAGTAGCCACCTTGATATTTCTAAAGCTTGTTTATTCAAATATCACAAAGACTGGTCAGCTAAAGCACCAGAAGATGAACAAAGCAATGCGCCGAAGTTCAATGAAATGATTGAGCAATTAAGCCATGCAAATCAACAGTTTGTCGGAGCCGACTTCGACATCATTCAGTCATTGCTGAAAGACATCACTCAAAAAGCAATTGATTACAAGCTGAATAATGGCCTGATCAGTTACGATGACATGATCAACCGACTGCATGAACAAATCATGGCTGAGCGCCGTTTGCCTGTCGATGAACAGTTGTTGACGCAACAATTAAGACAGAAGTTCACTGTGGCAATGATTGATGAATTCCAAGACACCAGTTTCAATCAATGGGAAATTTTCAAAACCTTGTTCTTTGAGTCCACTGACCACCAACTGACCGTGATTGGCGACCCGAAGCAGGCGATTTATGCTTTCCGTGGTGCCGATGTACACACCTACATAGATGCCAAAGATGACATGCTGGGCATTGGTCAGGCCAAGGGTTACCGTTTGGCGACCAACTACCGGTCCTTGCCCGATTTGCTTGAAAGCTTCAATCAGTTTTTTGGTGATGAGCTGGTTGAACAAGGTTCTTGGTGGCAGGCTGATGCAGTGGCAGTGAAATCAGCACCTGATGAACACATCGCGCAGCAAGGGCCGATGCTGCTGCTTGATTCAAATTCAAACAATGATACTTCCGCCACACAGGCCATCAATGACCATGCCATCAATAGTTACGGCATTCAAGGTGAGGGCTTTCAAGCCGAAGATTTTAAGCAGTCCATGGCCAATCAAGTCGCTTTATTGGTACAACAACATATTTTGAGCCAGCCCATTCAGGTGAAACTCAAAGGCAAAAACAAAACCTTGGGTTTGTCTGATGTCTGTGTTTTGGTTAATGCAGCCACAGAAGCTGAATTTCTGGAAAAGGCCTTCACGCAATTAGCCATCCCTTACAACTACCACAAGAAGAAAGACCTCTACAGTTCCGATGAGGCATTACATTATCAAATCGTACTGACCGCTTTGGCGCACGACAACGACCGCAGGCGCGTAAACAATGCCTTGGTTACTTTGTTCTTTGGTTTGAAGCCCGCACAATTACAAGATTTTGCCGATGAATTGTTGCCCGAAGTGAACCAGCACTGGTTGGCTTTGAAAGAGGCTGCAGCGGATGGTGATTGGTTGCGTTTGTTTGACCTGTTATTGCATGAATCTGGCGTGTTGATGCGTGCCAGCCACCAAGGTTTGACCCGACGTGTGGCGAACCTCAAACACATCAAACAACTGTTGTGTGAAACCGCTTTGGCACAAAACTTAGACGTCAAAGGTTTGTTACAGTGGTTGATTGAAAAACGTGAAGCCAAGGCGTCAGAAGACTTGCATCAAAAAGACAACGACCGCCAAGCGGTCAACATCATGACCATGCATGTGAGTAAAGGTCTGGAGTTTCCTGTGGTGTTCCTTTTTGGAGGTTTTGGCTCTGGTAAGAGTACAACACAGAAGTACACCAAATACCGTGATAAGAAGTCAGGTCAGATTGTCTATGACGTGAACAAAAACACCGAGGCTGAGTTTGCTTATGACGCCGAAGAACGTCAGCGTTTGTTCTATGTGGCGATGACGCGAGCGGTATTTAAACTGTTTTTGCCGGTGTATGACAAAGCGCAATATGGTGAGGCTGATAAATCACATTATTGGCACAAAGTGGTCAACCGTTTAATGCAGCTGCGCGAAACCCAAACCGAGTCATGGTCACAGCCCATTATCAAGTTGGATGACAGCGAAATGAAGCCGTTGAAGCCAGCGGTATCGAAACAAGGTTCGATGCCAAACACATCTTTGTCACCTTTGTCACCACCCAAAGGTTTGTGGCAACGTCAGCGCAAAGTGTATTCTTTCTCGTCACTCAGTCACAGCAAACAGTCCAGTCGAGTCAAAGATGGCGCCAGTTTCGGTGAAGCCAGCCAGAATGAAAAAACAGCGATTACCGGTGATGCCGTGGCGCAAGGGCCACAACTGGTCACTGAAGCTGCAGATTGGACCAAGGTTTTGCCCGGCGGGGTCAAAACGGGTCATGTCTTGCACGGCATTTTTGAGCATGTGGATTTCCAGCGCTTCAATCAGATCCCAGATTTAGCCAGCCTGTGGCAAGATGAACGCATCATGTCTGTGGTTGATGCACAAATGGAACAATTCAGCATGGACAACGGGGACATTTTGAATGACGAAGGTGAAGTGGTAAGGGAACACCGACAAGAGTTGGCCGCTTGGGTATGGCACACCCTGAAAAAACCATTGGCAGCACTTAACGGTGGCACTTTGGCTGATGTCTTACCCGAAAACCGTTGCCATGAAATGTCGTTCTTTTGGCAAAAGGAACAAACCCATTTAACTGGCTTTATTGATTTGTTGTTCGGTGTCAAATGTGACCCCAAAACGGATAAGGGCAGCATGGATTATTTTATCCTCGACTGGAAAAGTAATTTCAGTGCAGCAGGTTATGCGCCTGAGGTGTTGAACCAAGAGGTGATGGCGGCGCATCAATACCATTGGCAATATGAATTGTATGGCATGGCAGTACAAAAATGGTTCGACTCATTGGGTTTGGAAAATGCGCGTTTGGCTGGGGCCATTTACTTGTTTTCACGTGGTATTGATTGCCAAAGCGATGACCAAAATGGTGTCTATTATGATGATTTTTCACAGTCAAACTACGATGATCAAAA contains the following coding sequences:
- a CDS encoding exodeoxyribonuclease V subunit gamma translates to MHQRQIKLYFSHSVEHLADRLNHQLSLQRQNSSNILNPAEVIVPNGNMQKYLQLNMASRDGICANVAFPFLETGLFQATLKLQNKAAVRMLNQGDLALKIWHKLADSDDLDPKVYQPIQHYFSSEESAALQSKKHWQLSQRLALLMMDYELKRPEMVQAWLTGGLIFESSQDERLRALEVMQKDLYLSLMNAQQLQSDGAENEVQQLTLFQLWQQADWSQVSVPDKATAIHIFTPTRLSQFHRQLLCDLARSYEIHIYQLNVCAEYWQDMQTEGEDIWHQRLLAQKVSATDSSGEPISNDTSDIEVAESFFEMDDALIENPLLKAWGKPGREALKLYSELEEDAIHFDVSFSDEWLDSEQRREDTLLHLLQDAILFRSQGDKELTQPNQLASLQITQAPSIYREVESVYHNILWHLKQDETLEPSDVALLVTDMDKYRFVIEQVFGELNRQQGVHLNYALVDASVTVESSYARAVLSLFDFLANDFMRAEVFQWLRNPCVMSALQLTDGDWDDWLQTASQLGIFAGFEQLYQAVDEATEDNDDLGKRFTWSQGLRRLHVYLANETTEHSLLDADGIGKLSVLLDYLHHQHQLLTQARSAQAWEALLSRLFDTLLAIPETLPREQSVQMALSQSLLKLSKQVPDMTLNFHDVRNFIEAELNDLSASKGHYLTGGVVCAALQPMRPIPFKITYVLGLDAPSFPGGLRFDTLDLSNRSRRIGDINQIENKQYLFLETLMCSREKLYLSYVGEDLRKAEQIERSSVLDELADFAMTFIDEAQMGQSLAVPSNAPLAAFPETKLPLDSKNSAPFRFDDSSFADMSVNFSLADHYLAWAETAPMQAQVHAKAHAKDMLVQGDRQQQAAAQQFLDLFEASDGSEVGAVTAKDNETKNSKVDVKADIKVDIGDLAKYLENAMSEVLLRQGMVSKHPDQEALVEHEPFELNGLDKHILYQQAVWDVVNAADTLSLAGSLRAKYQQMAAQSTLPVEFFVDIDELSEVAEEPSYQSMMKDLSELTACSGPLVFGEAVTDATPVQSTSAISIPLPDGRNIQLHGVVDGLFLAGETYQAQLVVSGGKIKAIKSDTLWDKKLIRPFLNWCLMQLSTDVKTAENMMLHLFYADHCHTKTLQFWATDEVSFSGPAYVRQYLADVLQDYLALDGTFINCEQVNQAKMPRTDELTTQIPYLPAKSKAKTVHPFNYQIADIDPYTIAAIQSTYKDKAQFKDYEEIAKIVELKTFDDVLPVMHKRYWPLHAMMLAQLPDETFLVNKDKEVK
- a CDS encoding DUF6524 family protein translates to MKVTGFLVRWFFALLLVFITYNPTGYSLAHWVWPFGGEQLPLKILASLLILGGYVIYLTATFRSLGWIGIILVFAFCGTLVWLFVDQGWMDISNPGILSWVMILVLGTVMGLGISWSHIKKKLTGQFDTDDVGE
- a CDS encoding DUF6165 family protein, with the protein product MSLINTPISVGELLDKITILEIKSEKIKDAEKLKNINHELSLLTEIWSQGGFDGEKMAELRRQLKTVNQTLWVIEDDIRIKEKNQIFDDSFVQLARSVYFENDTRAQVKKDINKLTGSELVEEKSYEDYK
- a CDS encoding diguanylate cyclase, encoding MDKDLIHTKRTAKENLVIGVCAAYGICISFFAIIRFISQDWVIGTVDSILVLFSFYVGYHVYSTRQTLMASHAMAVIAVLGTLASIVLKGSVQIYWVYPTAILVYYLIPPKTASYFSLVFMALVAYLVRDLPAFTYITTLMSILVTVYFSYLFSIQSIASHEKLKIMATEDMLTGIGNRRAFYEMIEKIRLNSLSASAIVIDVDNFKKVNDLLGYQKGDDILNDTVDIIDCQVADDDILYRLGGAKFILICQNKDFDYAYKAAQRIRCAFNESHLYQSNGVSLSMGVARKTAQDSTSEWIKQLNSAVFKAKKTGKDRIIKAINY
- a CDS encoding UvrD-helicase domain-containing protein, with the translated sequence MSEFIFIDSPVEIDLNQDAVIEASAGTGKTYTIIELVLRLLTVEKMSLDQILLVTFTDKATAELRSRIREGIHDAIKKFDENGSGVAPNAVAIQAHLDRALKQVSSAPIYTINAFCQNMLREFAFEQGGVFEFELVDDQEVFKQQLNQLKRQWPSDPSIKKAFNKLGKSAKEVEELLLDLLGNINLERDLLWPASTENLAVTRGKISAWLEDFDFDAFTQELEPLESITAKVKTNMLKNVTTAWATLNERLKHATDDSDYAAEFKSVYSSHLDISKACLFKYHKDWSAKAPEDEQSNAPKFNEMIEQLSHANQQFVGADFDIIQSLLKDITQKAIDYKLNNGLISYDDMINRLHEQIMAERRLPVDEQLLTQQLRQKFTVAMIDEFQDTSFNQWEIFKTLFFESTDHQLTVIGDPKQAIYAFRGADVHTYIDAKDDMLGIGQAKGYRLATNYRSLPDLLESFNQFFGDELVEQGSWWQADAVAVKSAPDEHIAQQGPMLLLDSNSNNDTSATQAINDHAINSYGIQGEGFQAEDFKQSMANQVALLVQQHILSQPIQVKLKGKNKTLGLSDVCVLVNAATEAEFLEKAFTQLAIPYNYHKKKDLYSSDEALHYQIVLTALAHDNDRRRVNNALVTLFFGLKPAQLQDFADELLPEVNQHWLALKEAAADGDWLRLFDLLLHESGVLMRASHQGLTRRVANLKHIKQLLCETALAQNLDVKGLLQWLIEKREAKASEDLHQKDNDRQAVNIMTMHVSKGLEFPVVFLFGGFGSGKSTTQKYTKYRDKKSGQIVYDVNKNTEAEFAYDAEERQRLFYVAMTRAVFKLFLPVYDKAQYGEADKSHYWHKVVNRLMQLRETQTESWSQPIIKLDDSEMKPLKPAVSKQGSMPNTSLSPLSPPKGLWQRQRKVYSFSSLSHSKQSSRVKDGASFGEASQNEKTAITGDAVAQGPQLVTEAADWTKVLPGGVKTGHVLHGIFEHVDFQRFNQIPDLASLWQDERIMSVVDAQMEQFSMDNGDILNDEGEVVREHRQELAAWVWHTLKKPLAALNGGTLADVLPENRCHEMSFFWQKEQTHLTGFIDLLFGVKCDPKTDKGSMDYFILDWKSNFSAAGYAPEVLNQEVMAAHQYHWQYELYGMAVQKWFDSLGLENARLAGAIYLFSRGIDCQSDDQNGVYYDDFSQSNYDDQKIETELLTITQSRIGGQS